From Streptomyces sp. NBC_01754, a single genomic window includes:
- the eboE gene encoding metabolite traffic protein EboE has protein sequence MRFRHPDGTTVHLAYCTNVHPAETLDGVRAQLRDHCEPVRRRLGRDRLGIGLWLAKEAARTLVDDPSALRALRAELDHRGLEVVTLNGFPYEGFGAEEVKYRVYQPDWTDPERLAHTTDLARLLAALLPDDITEGSVSTLPIAWRTPYASDPTAAETALKALSTLAQRLDALAELTGKSVTIGLEPEPGCTVETTADAIAPLIAVGHDRIGVCVDTCHLATSFEDPDTALDTLHTAGVTVAKAQLSAALHAEDPRLPAVREALSAFAEPRFLHQTRTLTAAGLRGTDDLDEALAGGSLPDGTPWRSHFHVPLHAPPAPPLTSTLPVLESALARLVGGPVPLTRHLEVETYTWQALPAELRPRTRAQLADGIAAELTLGRDLLTGLGLKELP, from the coding sequence ATGCGCTTCCGCCACCCCGACGGCACCACCGTCCACCTGGCGTACTGCACCAACGTGCACCCCGCCGAAACCCTCGACGGCGTCCGCGCCCAACTGCGCGACCACTGCGAGCCCGTACGCAGACGGCTCGGCCGGGACCGCCTCGGCATCGGCCTCTGGCTCGCCAAGGAGGCCGCCCGGACCCTGGTCGACGACCCCTCCGCCCTCCGCGCCCTCAGGGCCGAACTCGACCACCGGGGCCTGGAAGTCGTCACCCTCAACGGCTTCCCGTACGAAGGCTTCGGCGCCGAGGAGGTCAAGTACCGGGTCTACCAGCCGGACTGGACCGACCCCGAGCGGCTCGCCCACACCACCGACCTGGCCCGGCTGCTGGCCGCCCTCCTCCCGGACGACATCACCGAAGGCAGCGTCTCCACCCTGCCGATCGCCTGGCGCACCCCGTACGCCTCCGACCCCACCGCGGCCGAAACCGCGCTCAAGGCCCTCAGCACGCTCGCCCAACGTCTGGACGCCCTCGCCGAACTGACCGGCAAATCCGTCACGATCGGCCTCGAACCCGAACCGGGCTGCACCGTCGAGACCACCGCCGACGCCATCGCCCCGCTCATCGCCGTGGGCCACGACCGCATCGGCGTCTGCGTCGACACATGCCACCTCGCCACCTCCTTCGAGGACCCGGACACCGCACTCGACACCCTGCACACCGCAGGCGTCACCGTGGCCAAGGCCCAGCTCTCCGCGGCCCTGCACGCCGAAGACCCCCGTCTGCCGGCTGTACGCGAAGCCCTGTCCGCCTTCGCCGAACCCCGCTTCCTGCACCAGACCCGCACCCTCACCGCCGCCGGACTGCGCGGGACCGACGACCTCGACGAGGCCCTGGCCGGTGGGTCGCTGCCCGACGGCACCCCCTGGCGCTCCCACTTCCACGTCCCCCTGCACGCCCCTCCCGCGCCGCCGCTCACCTCCACGCTCCCCGTACTCGAAAGCGCCCTGGCCCGGCTGGTCGGCGGGCCCGTACCACTCACCCGGCACCTGGAAGTCGAGACGTACACCTGGCAGGCGCTCCCGGCCGAGCTGCGGCCCCGCACCCGGGCCCAGCTCGCCGACGGCATCGCCGCCGAACTCACCCTCGGCCGCGACCTCCTGACCGGCCTCGGACTCAAGG